The following proteins are encoded in a genomic region of Burkholderiales bacterium:
- the modA gene encoding molybdate ABC transporter substrate-binding protein, whose amino-acid sequence MRGAFGRFVVFILIALFALPSPAAPLTVAAAADLKFALEDITAAFRRLHPEAQVDVVYGSSGKLQTQIRNGAPFDLFFSADIDYARALVEAGLASGPVRPYGRGRIVLWSTRLDVRRLSVADLSQPGIHRIALANPRHAPYGRRAEEALRAAGVWSRLAPKLLFAENIAQAAQFVQTGGAEVGIVALSLVKSPQLAQEGAFALIPEEWHAPLEQGFVITRRGMANPLARAFADFMETATARNILERYGFLPPGGVKAD is encoded by the coding sequence ATGCGGGGTGCCTTCGGGCGGTTCGTGGTTTTCATCCTGATTGCGCTTTTTGCCTTGCCCAGCCCGGCGGCGCCGCTCACCGTCGCCGCGGCGGCGGATCTCAAGTTCGCCCTGGAAGACATCACGGCCGCCTTTCGCCGTCTCCATCCGGAGGCGCAGGTGGACGTGGTTTACGGCTCCTCGGGCAAACTGCAGACCCAGATCCGTAACGGGGCTCCCTTCGATCTTTTTTTCTCCGCCGACATCGACTATGCCCGCGCGCTGGTGGAGGCCGGGCTTGCATCAGGCCCGGTGCGGCCCTATGGGCGGGGACGCATCGTTCTCTGGAGCACGCGCCTTGATGTGAGGCGCCTTTCGGTTGCCGACCTCAGCCAGCCCGGCATCCACCGCATTGCGCTGGCCAATCCCCGACATGCGCCCTATGGCAGGCGGGCGGAGGAGGCCCTGCGCGCGGCCGGCGTGTGGTCGCGCCTTGCGCCGAAGCTGCTTTTCGCGGAAAACATCGCGCAGGCGGCCCAGTTCGTGCAGACCGGAGGCGCCGAGGTGGGCATCGTCGCCCTCTCCCTGGTGAAAAGCCCGCAGCTTGCGCAGGAAGGTGCCTTCGCGTTGATCCCGGAAGAATGGCATGCGCCCCTGGAGCAGGGCTTCGTCATCACCCGCCGCGGCATGGCGAACCCCCTCGCCCGCGCCTTTGCCGACTTCATGGAGACGGCCACGGCGCGGAACATACTGGAACGTTACGGTTTCCTGCCCCCCGGCGGGGTGAAGGCTGACTAG
- the modB gene encoding molybdate ABC transporter permease subunit: MLSAADLEALLLTLRLAAVTTAILLVLATPIAWWLHHSRSRLASVVGALVGLPLVLPPSVLGFYLLVAMGPEGPVGWLTQRLGLGLLPFTFAGLVVGSVLYSLPFMVQPLQRAFEAVGTRPLEAAATLHASPLDAFFTVAVPLALPGFVSGVILSFAHTVGEFGVVLMIGGNLPGTTRVASIQLYDHVEALAYGEAHRLAAVLLLFSFLMLLMVHLWQRGRGGAGV; the protein is encoded by the coding sequence ATGCTTTCTGCGGCGGATCTGGAAGCCTTGCTGCTGACCCTGCGACTGGCGGCGGTGACGACCGCGATCCTGCTCGTGCTGGCCACGCCCATCGCCTGGTGGCTCCATCACAGCCGCAGCCGGCTGGCGTCGGTGGTGGGGGCGCTGGTGGGATTGCCCCTGGTCCTGCCGCCGTCGGTGCTGGGCTTCTACCTCCTGGTGGCGATGGGGCCGGAAGGCCCGGTGGGGTGGCTCACCCAGCGGCTGGGGCTGGGCCTTCTGCCCTTCACCTTCGCGGGCCTGGTGGTGGGCTCGGTGCTCTACTCCCTGCCCTTCATGGTGCAACCCCTGCAGCGTGCCTTCGAAGCGGTGGGGACACGGCCGCTGGAAGCCGCCGCCACCCTGCATGCCTCGCCCCTGGACGCCTTTTTCACCGTGGCCGTTCCCCTGGCTTTGCCGGGCTTTGTCAGTGGCGTGATTCTCAGCTTCGCCCATACCGTGGGTGAGTTCGGGGTGGTGCTCATGATCGGGGGCAATCTGCCGGGGACAACACGGGTGGCGTCCATACAGCTCTACGATCACGTGGAGGCCCTGGCCTATGGCGAGGCCCACCGGCTGGCGGCGGTTCTGTTGCTGTTTTCCTTCCTCATGCTGCTGATGGTGCATCTGTGGCAGCGGGGACGCGGGGGAGCTGGCGTGTGA